The following proteins are encoded in a genomic region of Paenibacillus sp. FSL R7-0273:
- a CDS encoding formate--tetrahydrofolate ligase — MRLITEVAAAAGIDGEHLELYGKYKSKLAPSLWEEVKHKPDGKLVLVTAVNPTPAGEGKTLTTIGLSQALNAAGIKTVAALREPSLGPCLGMKGGATGGGKAQIVPADDINLHFTGDIHAVTSAHNLLSAMIDNHIFQGNALGLDPQRIVWKRVMDMNDRSLRNIVTGLGDGNGTVRESGFQITTASEIMAVLCLCEDLADLKKRLSRMLVGYDMLGQPVTAKDIGAVEAMTALLKEAVKPNLVQTLEGTPVIIHGGPFANIAHGCSSVIGTRYALKLGEVVVTEAGFGADLGAEKFMDIKCRQAGLAPSAAVLVVTVKSLKYNGGVRKEELYEGNRAALLSGLANMERHIQNLGKFGVPVLVALNHFEGDAPDEVDAVLEACRRLGVPAAVSKVWAEGGAGGLELAGELKKLLDHTPAGTFAPLYEDQLDIPSKINKIVTEIYRGTGVAFSPAAKRSLAVIEKHGLQHLQVCMAKTPYSFSDQPRLLGAPEGFTMGVRDITLSLGAGFAVVITGNIVTMPGLPARPAAEGLLVDEDGVLHGLE; from the coding sequence ATGAGGTTAATTACAGAGGTAGCAGCGGCAGCAGGCATTGACGGGGAGCATCTGGAGTTGTACGGGAAATATAAAAGCAAGCTGGCTCCCTCCCTGTGGGAAGAGGTTAAGCATAAGCCGGACGGCAAGCTGGTGCTTGTTACCGCGGTCAATCCTACCCCCGCCGGAGAAGGCAAGACACTGACAACGATCGGGCTGTCACAGGCGCTGAATGCAGCGGGTATCAAGACGGTAGCAGCATTACGCGAGCCGTCGCTCGGGCCCTGCCTGGGCATGAAGGGCGGGGCAACAGGCGGCGGCAAGGCGCAGATTGTTCCGGCGGACGATATCAATCTGCATTTCACAGGTGATATTCATGCCGTAACCTCGGCACATAACCTGCTGTCCGCAATGATTGATAATCATATATTCCAGGGGAATGCCCTCGGGCTTGACCCCCAGCGCATTGTCTGGAAACGTGTTATGGATATGAATGACCGGAGCCTGCGGAATATTGTGACCGGACTCGGGGACGGCAACGGAACCGTGCGGGAGAGCGGCTTCCAGATCACGACCGCTTCCGAAATTATGGCGGTGCTATGCCTGTGCGAGGATCTTGCCGACTTGAAAAAACGGCTGAGCCGCATGCTGGTGGGCTACGATATGCTGGGCCAGCCGGTTACAGCCAAGGATATCGGGGCAGTCGAAGCAATGACCGCGCTGCTCAAGGAAGCGGTGAAGCCGAATCTTGTGCAGACGCTGGAGGGAACACCAGTTATTATCCACGGCGGACCCTTTGCTAATATTGCCCACGGCTGCAGCAGCGTAATCGGAACCCGCTATGCGCTTAAGCTGGGCGAGGTAGTAGTCACAGAGGCCGGCTTCGGGGCTGACCTCGGTGCAGAAAAGTTCATGGACATTAAATGCCGCCAGGCCGGACTGGCCCCTTCCGCAGCTGTACTCGTGGTAACCGTAAAATCGCTGAAGTACAATGGCGGCGTACGCAAGGAGGAGCTGTATGAAGGCAACCGTGCAGCACTGCTGTCAGGGCTGGCGAACATGGAGCGCCATATACAGAATCTCGGCAAATTCGGTGTTCCGGTACTGGTAGCGCTGAACCATTTTGAGGGCGATGCGCCGGATGAGGTGGATGCAGTGCTGGAGGCCTGCCGCCGTCTGGGTGTACCAGCTGCTGTTTCCAAGGTATGGGCTGAGGGCGGAGCGGGTGGGCTGGAGCTGGCCGGGGAGCTGAAAAAGCTGCTGGATCATACACCTGCGGGGACATTTGCTCCCCTCTATGAGGACCAGCTCGACATTCCGTCTAAAATCAATAAAATCGTTACCGAAATCTACCGGGGTACCGGAGTAGCCTTCTCACCGGCAGCCAAACGCAGCCTGGCGGTTATTGAGAAGCATGGTCTGCAGCACCTTCAGGTATGCATGGCCAAAACCCCGTATTCCTTCTCTGACCAGCCGAGGCTGCTGGGTGCGCCTGAAGGCTTTACGATGGGGGTGCGTGATATAACGCTGTCGCTTGGCGCCGGCTTTGCCGTAGTAATCACAGGCAATATAGTCACGATGCCGGGCCTTCCGGCCAGACCTGCTGCCGAAGGGCTGCTGGTCGATGAGGATGGCGTGCTGCACGGCCTGGAATAG
- a CDS encoding glutathione peroxidase produces MSIYSFAAVTPSGKEVPLKDYEGKVLLIANTASKCGLTPQYGDLQRLYEQYGDKGLVVLGFPCNQFAGQEPGTSEEAEEFCQVNYGVTFPVFAKTDVNGPEASPLFQYLKEQQPGTADSSDIQWNFTKFLVGRDGRVTARVEPKESPETMKELIESLL; encoded by the coding sequence ATGTCGATCTACAGTTTTGCCGCAGTTACACCTTCGGGTAAGGAAGTGCCGCTTAAGGATTATGAAGGCAAAGTGCTGCTGATAGCCAACACGGCCAGCAAGTGCGGGCTTACCCCGCAGTACGGGGACCTTCAGAGGCTGTATGAGCAATATGGGGACAAGGGGCTTGTGGTGCTTGGCTTTCCCTGCAACCAGTTTGCCGGCCAGGAGCCGGGAACGAGTGAAGAGGCTGAGGAATTCTGCCAGGTTAACTACGGCGTGACATTCCCCGTGTTCGCCAAAACCGATGTTAACGGGCCGGAGGCAAGCCCGCTGTTCCAGTACTTGAAGGAGCAGCAGCCGGGGACGGCCGACAGCAGCGATATCCAGTGGAATTTCACCAAGTTCCTGGTAGGCCGCGACGGCAGGGTAACAGCCCGGGTTGAGCCGAAGGAATCGCCGGAAACCATGAAGGAACTTATTGAGTCCCTGCTGTAA
- a CDS encoding DUF3243 domain-containing protein encodes MSEHNHVVSKDGNVSLNRVSDALERIEPQQKEQILEDFGHFQDYLSKRIQLAQKIGLGEEQLAVAAEKIAGYLADHEEPRNREEKLLQELWKVGNKEERHRLAHMLVKLARR; translated from the coding sequence ATGTCCGAGCATAATCATGTAGTCAGCAAGGACGGAAATGTGAGCTTGAACCGGGTAAGCGATGCCCTGGAACGGATTGAGCCGCAGCAGAAGGAGCAGATTCTGGAGGATTTCGGACATTTCCAGGATTATTTGAGTAAGCGTATTCAGCTGGCGCAGAAGATCGGGCTGGGTGAAGAGCAGCTGGCGGTGGCAGCGGAAAAAATAGCCGGTTATCTGGCCGACCACGAAGAGCCGCGCAACCGCGAGGAGAAGCTGCTGCAGGAGCTGTGGAAGGTAGGCAACAAGGAGGAGCGGCACCGGCTGGCGCATATGCTGGTCAAGCTTGCACGGCGGTAA
- a CDS encoding M15 family metallopeptidase, which yields MSRTAKVIILFVAVIAIGWGIGKYTSPSPSASQEEGASAGTGDGVLAPPVADPEASAGPSAVPVATPAATAAPQQTDSGTADEPTAAPTDKPEPTAQATDKPAATAKPAATAKPSGGSGAPDAEFTAAEPDSVAVMVNKQYKLPDGYKPADLVYPEVPFLFSEKIEKRMMRKTAAAALEKMFAGAKSDGIHLAGVSAYRSEKTQTTLFNNYVKRDGIEKANTYSAVPGHSEHQTGLAIDISGSDGKCAAESCFGGTKEAEWLADHAAEYGFIIRYPEGKQAITGYKYEPWHVRYVGIELAGEIAERDITLEEYYDAIPVSN from the coding sequence ATGTCCAGAACCGCCAAAGTCATTATTTTATTCGTAGCCGTTATCGCCATTGGCTGGGGAATCGGTAAATATACATCACCGTCGCCCTCGGCTTCGCAGGAAGAAGGGGCATCTGCCGGTACCGGCGACGGGGTCCTTGCTCCGCCGGTGGCTGACCCGGAGGCATCCGCTGGTCCGTCAGCCGTACCGGTTGCCACACCTGCAGCCACCGCAGCACCGCAGCAGACAGACTCCGGCACGGCGGATGAGCCGACCGCCGCACCAACAGACAAGCCGGAGCCGACTGCCCAGGCGACCGACAAGCCCGCAGCAACGGCTAAGCCGGCTGCAACGGCCAAGCCCTCCGGCGGGAGCGGTGCACCTGATGCCGAGTTTACCGCCGCCGAGCCGGACAGCGTAGCCGTGATGGTCAATAAGCAGTACAAGCTCCCTGACGGATACAAGCCGGCCGATCTGGTGTATCCGGAGGTGCCGTTTCTTTTCTCCGAGAAGATTGAGAAGCGGATGATGCGCAAGACGGCCGCCGCCGCGCTTGAGAAGATGTTTGCAGGCGCAAAGAGTGACGGTATCCATCTTGCCGGTGTGTCCGCCTACCGCTCTGAGAAGACGCAGACCACCCTGTTCAACAACTATGTAAAAAGAGACGGCATAGAAAAAGCCAACACCTACAGTGCGGTTCCCGGCCACAGCGAGCATCAGACAGGCCTTGCAATCGACATTTCCGGCAGCGACGGCAAATGTGCTGCAGAAAGCTGCTTTGGAGGGACGAAGGAAGCCGAGTGGCTGGCTGACCATGCTGCAGAATACGGCTTTATTATCCGCTATCCCGAAGGCAAGCAGGCGATAACCGGTTATAAATACGAGCCGTGGCATGTCCGTTATGTGGGTATTGAGCTGGCTGGAGAAATTGCAGAAAGAGACATTACCCTGGAGGAATATTACGACGCCATTCCGGTGTCGAACTAG
- a CDS encoding DEAD/DEAH box helicase: MSGFKGLGVSEVLTDLLKGQGIVKPTPVQEESIPPLVQGLDVIARAKTGTGKTLAFLLPIMDKIRVEAPYPQALILAPTRELALQITEEARKLARHTGVKILAVYGGQDVEKQLRKLEGGRHLIIGTPGRLLDHLRRETLDLGGVKMLVLDEADQMLHMGFLEDVETIITAVPYRRQTMLFSATMPDAIKRLAANYMKEPLDIIIKSGSSIPLENIRQQVVEVSDRNKEEALQALIERDRPYLAIIFCRTKRRVSKLNEALQAAGYDCDELHGDLSQAKREAVMKRFRDAKLQLLVATDVAARGLDVEGVTHIFNYDLPLDSDSYIHRIGRTGRAGGKGLAITFASPREYNLLDLIEHGTSQRLDRRRYEKDEFGVGEFTSVQGGSPRGGRRSAPEPARAGRGGRSQGRSGGAPRAEAGARQGGRARGKEAGGWDAPAEGRGRSEASAGKRSAYDAAARRGGDSAGRSAAKPRPGGGYGSFDARSNAAAADSAAGANAAGKRGGRGAAGSKGGPSSGYSTNVSRGAEAGGFSYGASKGAGSGEGYNPGGAKASPKHRANVARSNEAGAWSASPPAKGGSSRGGRSAGGASKGGGQGGSYGSYGTGGAKGGKGGSGAGGRNSGGSRGGRNSGSGSSRGGRGSSR; the protein is encoded by the coding sequence TTGTCAGGTTTCAAGGGTTTAGGTGTTTCTGAAGTATTAACCGATTTGTTAAAGGGACAAGGCATCGTCAAGCCGACGCCGGTCCAGGAAGAATCCATTCCGCCGCTGGTGCAGGGACTGGACGTTATTGCCAGAGCGAAGACGGGGACAGGGAAGACGCTGGCTTTTCTGCTGCCGATTATGGACAAGATCCGTGTGGAGGCACCGTATCCGCAGGCGCTGATCCTTGCTCCGACACGTGAGCTGGCGCTGCAGATTACCGAAGAGGCGCGCAAGCTGGCGCGTCATACCGGCGTGAAGATTCTGGCTGTCTACGGCGGGCAGGATGTTGAGAAGCAGCTGCGCAAGCTGGAGGGCGGACGGCACCTGATTATCGGTACTCCGGGCCGGCTGCTTGACCATCTGCGCCGCGAAACACTGGATCTGGGCGGCGTGAAAATGCTCGTGCTCGATGAGGCAGACCAGATGCTGCACATGGGCTTCCTGGAGGACGTGGAAACCATCATTACAGCGGTTCCTTACCGCCGCCAGACCATGCTGTTCTCGGCAACGATGCCGGACGCGATCAAGCGTCTGGCTGCGAATTACATGAAAGAGCCGCTGGATATCATTATCAAGAGCGGATCTTCCATTCCGCTGGAGAATATCCGCCAGCAGGTTGTAGAGGTCTCGGACCGCAATAAGGAAGAGGCGCTGCAGGCGCTGATTGAACGGGACCGTCCTTATCTGGCGATTATTTTCTGCCGGACCAAGCGCCGGGTGTCGAAGCTGAACGAAGCGCTGCAGGCTGCAGGCTATGACTGCGACGAGCTGCACGGCGACCTGTCCCAGGCCAAGCGTGAGGCGGTCATGAAGCGGTTCCGCGATGCGAAGCTGCAGCTGCTGGTTGCTACGGACGTTGCCGCCCGCGGACTCGACGTTGAAGGGGTTACCCATATCTTCAACTATGACCTGCCGTTGGATTCGGACAGCTATATCCACCGGATCGGCCGGACCGGCCGGGCCGGCGGCAAAGGCCTGGCGATCACCTTCGCCTCGCCGCGTGAATACAACCTGCTCGATCTGATCGAGCACGGCACCTCCCAGCGGCTGGACCGCCGCCGCTACGAGAAGGATGAATTCGGCGTCGGCGAATTCACCTCTGTGCAGGGCGGCTCCCCGCGGGGCGGCCGCCGCAGTGCGCCGGAGCCCGCCCGTGCCGGGCGCGGCGGGCGCAGCCAGGGACGCAGCGGCGGAGCGCCGCGTGCGGAAGCCGGTGCGCGCCAGGGCGGGCGCGCACGCGGTAAAGAGGCAGGCGGCTGGGACGCGCCTGCAGAGGGCCGCGGACGCAGCGAAGCGTCCGCGGGCAAGCGCAGCGCCTATGACGCAGCTGCGCGCAGAGGCGGGGACTCCGCCGGCCGCAGCGCGGCGAAGCCAAGACCGGGCGGCGGCTATGGCAGCTTCGACGCCCGCAGCAATGCGGCGGCTGCTGATTCTGCAGCCGGAGCGAACGCCGCCGGAAAGCGCGGCGGCAGAGGGGCCGCCGGTTCCAAGGGCGGCCCAAGCAGCGGCTACAGCACCAATGTATCCAGAGGTGCGGAAGCCGGGGGCTTCAGCTATGGCGCATCCAAGGGCGCCGGCTCCGGTGAGGGCTATAATCCGGGCGGGGCGAAAGCCAGCCCGAAACATAGAGCCAATGTGGCGCGCAGCAATGAAGCAGGCGCGTGGAGCGCATCGCCGCCGGCTAAGGGCGGCAGCTCACGCGGCGGAAGAAGCGCAGGCGGCGCATCCAAGGGCGGCGGCCAGGGCGGCAGCTACGGCAGCTACGGTACCGGCGGCGCCAAAGGCGGTAAGGGCGGCTCCGGCGCAGGCGGACGTAACAGCGGCGGCTCGCGCGGCGGACGCAACAGCGGCTCCGGCAGCTCACGCGGCGGCCGCGGCTCATCCAGATAA
- a CDS encoding ABC1 kinase family protein, producing MAVRIRHAGRYRTIAMALMRHGFGYMVEELGLYHLLSLPRRMMTHETHAALTLGERIRQVLEDLGPTFVKLGQLASTRSDLLPESIIAELVKLQDSVPPFPAETARSIVEQELDQPLHDIFESFENTPIAAASIGQVHRAVLHGGASVAVKIQRPGVTRTMHRDLEILQDLSILAEKKLDWAKQYGLARMTEEFSRSLLAELDYAQEGRNAERIAAQQPDQAKAKVAIPAIYWDFSSARVLTMEYVSGITLNRREELLARGLKLKTVAQQLVEMMLDQIFIHGFFHADPHPGNVMLLENGKLALIDFGMVGRLSEEMKDSLSALVIALMRRNTDSMVRAILRLGVIPEDADRAALRDDMDRLRESYYDIPFNQVSIGKALNDLFGIARKHRLVIPPDLAMLGKTMLTLEGVVANMDPSFSIVQMAEPFGRQLLKQRFSGSRVQRKLLGGIADLAESLVELPSQARQLSALISSGKLKVEVGLPELKNLEHKFSRVGNRLSFSIVLLAFSIIMAGLIIGTSLRGAPSLLWDFPTVEIGSVIALLMVIWLLLSIFKSGRF from the coding sequence ATGGCAGTACGAATCAGACATGCCGGACGGTACCGGACCATTGCCATGGCGCTTATGCGTCATGGCTTCGGTTATATGGTGGAGGAGCTGGGCCTTTACCATCTGCTGTCCCTGCCGCGCCGGATGATGACGCATGAGACGCATGCCGCCCTTACGCTCGGGGAGCGTATCCGGCAGGTGCTTGAGGATCTGGGGCCGACCTTCGTGAAGCTGGGACAGCTTGCCAGCACCCGCTCGGACCTTCTGCCCGAGTCCATTATTGCCGAGCTGGTCAAGCTGCAGGACAGCGTGCCGCCGTTCCCGGCGGAGACTGCCCGCAGCATTGTGGAGCAGGAGCTGGACCAGCCGCTGCATGATATCTTCGAATCCTTTGAGAATACCCCTATCGCTGCGGCTTCGATCGGCCAGGTGCACCGCGCTGTGCTGCACGGCGGAGCGAGCGTGGCAGTTAAGATACAGCGTCCCGGTGTTACGCGCACGATGCACCGGGATCTTGAAATTCTGCAGGACCTGAGCATTCTGGCTGAGAAAAAGCTGGACTGGGCGAAGCAGTACGGCCTGGCCCGGATGACCGAGGAATTCTCGCGCTCTCTGCTGGCCGAGCTTGACTATGCCCAGGAGGGCCGAAATGCTGAGCGTATCGCTGCACAGCAGCCCGATCAGGCCAAAGCCAAGGTGGCCATTCCGGCTATATACTGGGACTTCAGCTCAGCCCGGGTCCTGACGATGGAATATGTCAGCGGCATTACGCTGAACCGCCGGGAGGAGCTGCTTGCGCGCGGGCTGAAGCTCAAGACTGTGGCGCAGCAGCTGGTCGAGATGATGCTGGACCAGATTTTTATCCACGGCTTCTTTCACGCCGACCCGCATCCCGGCAATGTGATGCTGCTGGAGAACGGCAAGCTCGCGCTGATCGATTTCGGGATGGTCGGGCGGCTCAGCGAAGAGATGAAGGACAGCCTGTCTGCGCTGGTTATCGCGCTGATGCGCAGAAATACCGACTCGATGGTACGGGCTATTCTGCGCCTGGGGGTTATTCCCGAGGATGCCGACCGTGCTGCCCTGCGCGATGACATGGACAGGCTGCGGGAGTCTTATTATGACATTCCGTTTAACCAGGTCAGCATCGGCAAGGCGCTGAATGATCTGTTCGGCATTGCGCGCAAGCACCGGCTGGTCATCCCGCCTGATCTGGCGATGCTCGGCAAGACAATGCTGACGCTGGAAGGCGTAGTGGCCAATATGGACCCGTCGTTCAGCATCGTGCAGATGGCAGAGCCCTTTGGCAGACAGTTGCTCAAGCAGCGGTTCAGCGGCAGCCGGGTGCAGCGCAAGCTGCTCGGCGGCATAGCCGACCTGGCCGAGAGCCTGGTCGAGCTGCCCTCGCAGGCCCGCCAGCTGTCGGCGCTGATCAGCAGCGGCAAGCTGAAGGTCGAGGTCGGCCTGCCGGAGCTGAAGAACCTGGAGCACAAATTCAGCCGGGTAGGCAACCGCCTGTCGTTCAGCATTGTGCTGCTGGCCTTCAGCATTATTATGGCCGGCCTGATCATCGGCACCTCCCTGCGCGGTGCCCCGTCGCTGCTGTGGGATTTTCCGACCGTTGAAATCGGCTCGGTCATCGCGCTGCTGATGGTGATCTGGCTGCTGCTGTCGATCTTTAAGTCGGGGCGGTTCTAG
- a CDS encoding phasin family protein, translated as MSDLFKKAISLGVGLTIVSKEKVEKAVDELVKRGELAPSESRALVDRLVERGEEERSSFKTAVQEQVQKVLRDLKVPVKSDIEELEARIAVLERRVAELEGGTAAAPASDSVSAADAGEDTLTDTRTD; from the coding sequence ATGAGTGATTTGTTCAAAAAAGCAATCTCATTAGGAGTAGGCCTCACCATTGTCAGCAAAGAAAAGGTCGAAAAGGCAGTAGATGAGCTGGTCAAACGCGGGGAGCTGGCTCCCTCGGAATCCAGAGCACTGGTGGACCGGCTTGTAGAGCGGGGAGAAGAAGAACGCAGCTCGTTCAAAACGGCCGTGCAGGAGCAGGTGCAGAAGGTGTTAAGGGACCTGAAGGTGCCTGTGAAGAGTGATATTGAAGAGCTTGAGGCGCGGATTGCTGTCCTGGAGCGGCGCGTAGCCGAGCTGGAAGGCGGTACCGCTGCAGCTCCCGCCTCAGATTCTGTCTCTGCCGCCGATGCCGGTGAAGACACTCTGACGGATACGCGTACGGATTAA
- a CDS encoding ThuA domain-containing protein, giving the protein MDKRKCLLLGDYTHPRFHPLQGVDQQIGEILNDLLTVQCSENKKLLLGEHLAGYDLCIAYNELWNETVSPQQTAGLLSYVSGGGGLIVLHTGISLAKRYELAGLIGARFTTHPPYAPLSFKVREHDITEGIEDFQLDEEPYRFEFDPFTEKTVLLEYEADGETYPAAWCHRYGQGRVVFLMPGHHEPTFRHPAIRELILQSATWAARIPR; this is encoded by the coding sequence ATGGACAAGAGAAAATGCCTGCTCCTGGGCGACTACACCCATCCGCGTTTTCACCCTCTCCAGGGTGTGGACCAACAAATCGGCGAAATTCTGAACGATCTGCTGACCGTTCAGTGTTCAGAGAATAAAAAGCTGCTGCTCGGTGAGCATCTGGCCGGATATGATTTATGCATAGCTTATAACGAGCTGTGGAACGAGACGGTTTCCCCTCAGCAGACCGCAGGTCTGCTTAGTTACGTGAGCGGAGGGGGCGGACTGATCGTGCTGCATACCGGCATTTCACTGGCTAAGCGCTATGAGCTGGCAGGGCTGATCGGAGCCAGGTTCACAACCCATCCGCCGTATGCTCCGCTGAGCTTCAAAGTGCGGGAGCATGATATTACAGAGGGCATTGAGGATTTCCAGCTGGACGAGGAGCCTTACCGCTTTGAGTTCGATCCGTTTACGGAGAAGACAGTGCTGCTGGAATACGAGGCTGACGGAGAGACTTATCCGGCTGCCTGGTGCCACCGCTACGGGCAGGGACGGGTTGTCTTCCTGATGCCCGGCCATCATGAGCCGACGTTCCGCCATCCTGCCATCCGTGAGCTGATCCTGCAGTCAGCCACCTGGGCGGCGCGTATTCCAAGATAA
- a CDS encoding uroporphyrinogen-III synthase, which translates to MAEQLKGMTVALAGPRKSEEMAKLVTNMGGIPLLRPAQGTVFLDDEALRQGLDSWIKQPPGWSVLTTGMGLDALFNMAETMGNAGRFLEILGAAPIAARGYKTVNALKKRGLAPAVRDDDGSTSGLIRGLQDHDLQGKEVVLQLHGESAPRLTAWLEGAGAAVREVQPYRHTPPEPGALALLLGEILEAKVDAVAFTSAPQFRFLSEYARENGKLEQLLLAFEQEVLAVSVGKITSQALKEEGVERIVMPEHERMGSMFVELGRYAAARR; encoded by the coding sequence ATGGCAGAGCAATTGAAAGGAATGACTGTTGCCCTTGCAGGGCCGCGTAAATCGGAGGAAATGGCCAAGCTGGTGACGAATATGGGCGGTATCCCGCTGCTCCGGCCGGCCCAGGGGACGGTGTTTCTGGATGATGAGGCACTGCGCCAGGGGCTGGATAGCTGGATCAAGCAGCCGCCCGGCTGGTCTGTTCTTACTACCGGCATGGGACTGGATGCCCTGTTTAACATGGCGGAGACCATGGGGAACGCCGGACGGTTTCTGGAAATTCTGGGCGCGGCGCCTATTGCGGCACGGGGCTATAAGACAGTCAATGCTCTCAAGAAGCGCGGGCTGGCTCCGGCAGTGCGTGATGATGATGGAAGCACCAGCGGCCTGATCCGCGGGCTGCAGGACCACGATCTGCAGGGAAAGGAAGTCGTACTGCAGCTGCACGGTGAATCTGCGCCCCGGCTGACCGCCTGGCTGGAAGGGGCAGGCGCGGCGGTCCGGGAGGTACAGCCCTACCGTCACACTCCCCCTGAGCCGGGCGCACTTGCGCTGCTGCTCGGTGAGATCCTTGAGGCAAAGGTGGATGCTGTAGCCTTCACCAGTGCACCGCAGTTCCGCTTCTTGTCAGAATACGCAAGGGAGAACGGGAAGCTTGAGCAGCTGCTGCTTGCGTTTGAGCAGGAGGTGCTGGCTGTTTCTGTAGGCAAGATTACCTCCCAGGCGCTGAAGGAGGAAGGCGTGGAGCGGATTGTAATGCCTGAGCATGAGCGGATGGGCAGTATGTTCGTTGAGCTGGGGCGTTATGCGGCTGCCCGCCGCTAG